TGCAGCAAGGGAAAGAGCCTTCGATGCCCGTCAGAACGACCACCACGCGTCGCCGTCAGCTCGGCGCGATGATGCGGAAGCTGCGAGCAAGCAGAGGCTTGACCCTTGAGGAAGCTGGCCGGCTGGTAGGTGTATCGAAGGCCACCGTCAGCCGGTACGAGACTCAGGAAGGCCCAGTGAAGTGGCCCATCGTCGACGCCCTGTGCCGGCAGTACGACGCGTCGGAAGCTGAGCGCTGCGCGGTCGTAGCTCTCGCCAAGGACGCGAAACGGCAGGGCTGGTGGGGTCCGTTCAGCGAATCGATCCCCGCCGACATGAACCTCCTCCTCACACTGGAAGACGAGGCGGCGCGCGAGGACCACTTTTCCTGCATGTACGTACCCGGCCTCTTGCAGACGCGGGGGTACAGCACCGCGATTCAGCAGGCCAATGAGATGCGCTTGGCGACTACGGAGGTCGAACGGCTCGTCGATATCCGCATGAAGCGCCAGGAGATCCTCGCCCGCGAACGGCCTCCGCACCTGTGGGCCATCCTGGACGAGTCAGTCATCCGACGTGTGGTCGGGTCGCCCGCGATCATGCGAGAGCAGCTCGGTCACCTCCTCAGGGCGAACGAGTCCCCGGGCGTTACCCTCCAGGTCCTCCCGTTCTCCAAGGGAGCGCATGCGGCGGCTTTGGGCAGCTTCGTCATCCTGGGAGGAGCGGAACCGTCGCTCGATGTCGTCTACGTAGATCTCCATGTCGGCTCTGTGTTCATGGAGAAGGAGCACGAACTGGACCGGTACCGGCTCGCGTTCGACTATCTGCGCGCGCAGGCGCTGGACATGGCGGCGTCATCAGCTGTGATCGAACGCGTCTGCAAGGAGATCTGAAGAATGCCTTCCACCTCGTCCAGCGATGCCCAGAGCTGGTTCAAGTCCTCACACAGCGGCGGCAACACCACTGAATGCGTAGAGGCCGCGCGCCTTGGCGAAGCGACGGCTATACGCGACTCGAAAGCCGTGGAAGAGGGCTCTCTGCTCTTCCGGCCGACTTCGTGGGTTTCCTTCGTATCGGCCCTTCAGGATGGACGCCTTGAGGCATGAACCGCTCTTGATCACGCCGTGAGGGCTGATCTGCCATCCCAGCGGATGCCCTTCAGGCCGCGACGCGGGCGCGTCCCTTACAGCTGCCCCTTCTGCCCTTACTCGCCGTCCCTCAACTTCACCGCGAACTCTTCGTAGGGCATCGCGTGATGCCATGCCGCATCACGGATGACGGAGTACCGGACGACTTCGGCCGGCTCAGTGATCAACTCGACGTCCACGAGCTGGTCATCGCCGTCGAAGCGGAGCTTCGCGGCAAGCCGGCTGTCGAAGACCCAGAAGTCCTCGGCCGGGATTCGGAGACGATCGGCATCCACTCGCCATACGTTCCGGATGTCTTCCCCCAGGCCCCTGTTCCGCTTCGCGTTGTTCAGGAGGTAAAGCTGCCCTGTGGTCGGCGGTTGATCAACGATCCGCACCCGTTCGACACGCTTGCCCTGCGCGGTCTGGGAACGGATCAGCTCGCAGTACGGATCCTCCACGGACCAGTCGACACTGCCGGTCTCGACGAACTGGCGGTAGGTGTCGGTGACTTCGTCACTGGCGAAGCGCCGCCGGGTCTCCAGCCGCCAGGCCGAGTGGCTGAACGTACGGAACAGCCCCTCGAACTCATCCAGTCCGATGATCCGCGCCTGACGGGTCGCGCCCTTCGGCATCCAGTCGGCCAACAGTTCGCGCGGCACGGCCACCGCCACCTCGCCCTCCGACACGTGCTGCAACTGCGCGATGTCGCCGGTATCAGTCAACGGCCGTCCGTGAACGATGACCTCGCCGCTTTCCACGTCCTCATGAACCGAGGGCATCTGTACTTCCACTTCCTGTTCCAATGAGCCGTACCTGCCATGCCGTCATGCGGAGCCCTTCGCTTCGAGGGGTATTCCTCCCGCTGCTCCAAGGCGCCCGCCGACCCGCATACCGAGCTGCACCCGCAGTTGGCAGGAGATCTATCCCTTCATCCCCGCCACCTGTCGCGACCGCTCCTGGAGCTCGCGTGCGGCCCTGATCTTGCCGTACGGCGCGATGCGCTTGCGCATGGTCGTGAAGTGCTCGTCGCCGCGTGCCGACGAGAGCCCCACGTAGTCGTCGAGGAAGGAGCCCCACGTGGTGCAGGCCTCCTCAATGTGGCCGAACTCGAACTGCCGTTGAGCCATGACCGCGTTGGCGTGGAGTCGCCCCTGCCTCTCCTGCTTGGGCTGCACGCGGAGTGAGGTCTTCAGTGCTGCGATGGAGCCCGGCAGATCACGTGTCTCGTACAGAACGTGGGCCACGTGGAACTGGTAGGCGGCCTGGTCGTAGCCACCGATCGACTCCCGCCTGGAATCGGCCTGGGAGAGCGCGGACTCCGCCTCGCGCAGCCTCTCAAAGGCAGCGCGGCGGTCTCCGACCATCGAGGAGGCGTGCGCCTGCTGTCCGCGGAGGAAGGCCACCAAGCGAGGCCCTGCATCCGGTGCCGCCTCAGCTGCTGAGTCGGCGAGCTCCAATGCCTTCTGTCCGTACCGCAGATGAGATGCCTGGAGGCTCATGCCGCGCAAGGTACGGCAGTACGTCACGTGGTCGGATGCTTCCTGCGCGAGGCGCAACGCCTTCACGTAATACTGCTGGCCGAGACCGTGGGCCCGCTCGTACATGGCCATCCAGCCGGTGAGGTAGGTCAGGTCGGACGCGGCAGAGAGCATGTCGCGTCGAACCGGTCCGGTAGCGGAAGCGTGCAGGTACGGCGCGACGGTGTTGACGAGAAAGGCGGCAGCCATCGGACGAGCGTGTCCGGCGCCGAGCTCGTCGAGAATCTCCGCGATCCGGTCCGTCATCGTGCGGACGGTCGCCACCTCTGCCGCACCGATTCGCCCAGTCGGCCGCACCGTGCGCTTCCGTTCCTCGGCACTGGCCTCACCTGCAAAAAGAGGGACGGCAAGGGCAGCCGAGTACAGGCTTGCTGCGAGAACGCCGCGCCGTGAGGGGTCCATGTCAGCCCTTCCGAGATCCAAGAGGGAATCAGCGGTGCTTTCGGAGCCCGCTGACTGGTCCTTCGGTGAGCGGAGTCCTGCTTCGGCATAGGTCACCGGACGGCCGAGCTTCCGTTCGAGCACTTCGACGATCACTGGCCGGACCTGCGCTCGCGGCTGGGTCCCGCTCAGCCAGTGCGAAACGGCGGACTGGTCGTACTTCAGCGCCAGGCCCGCTTCTCCGGCCGTGCGATTCACGGCGTTCGCAAGCTGCGTCCGGGACCATCCAGCCTGTTCAAGGAGGTTCTCAATGCCTGAGTTGCGGTCGCTCCTAGGTGCCACGGGCACACCAACTCCCCGGAAATTCATGGCTTTCACGGTTACGCCTGTCTCCAACGGTACCGGGATGAGCACGGGGCGCAGTTATCTCTACACAGAACGCGATCAAAAGCGGCCATGAGCGGAGAAGCCCAGTGACCGACGTGATGAAGACATGCAGCGCCACAGGCGCGGGCCGCCCCAGGGAGGTAGTGGCAGGTGAGGAGGCGGACACGGAGCACGAAGTGCGGCGCGTACTCGCCTTCCGGCTCGGTACGACCACCCGCGCGGAACTCGACGACGCGGCAGTTTCCCTGCGGGGCAGGGCGGTAGCGCTCGCCGGCGCTCTCTCAGCCGGGGCGCGAGGCATGAGCGGGCCTGACCGTGGCTACCTCCTGGAGGTCACCCACCTCCTCGACAACCCTCCGGCTCCGGGAGCCCTGTCGCATGAGATCCACTGCCACGTCCGAGCACTGGCCCGGGTCCTCCGGAAACTCGCTGCGATGAACATCGTCGACGACACAGGAGGGGCAATCTCGTCCCGACCGCCCCTTCCTGTACGGCCGGTTCCGGGGCGAGGACAAGGCGCGGGGCGGTGAGCGAGCGGGCCCGGCAGATCGCCTACGTCGTCTGCCTTGCAGCCATCGGCTCGTCGATCATCGCGGCAGTGTGGTCAGGCCGGTAGCCAGAGCACCGCGCACCCCCTGCCCCTCACCGCAGCCTTGAACTGCACACGCCACCACGCCCACAGACTCCCGCCCGGCTGTCTCCGTGGACGGTCGGCAGCCGGGCGGGGCCGCGAGCACGACGGTGCGGAGACCGGATCTCCGCGACATCAGCACCGAAGGGACTCTCCCATGAACGGAAATCTCTATGCCCTGTCGGCCCCCGCAGCCGACGCCTTCGCCACCTACTGCGGCGGCAACGCCGGCGGCTCCAACGAGACCTGCGTGAGCCTCGCCGCGATCCCCGGCGCGGAGGCATCCTTCGTCCTCCGTGACAGCAAGCCCGAGGGCGCGGGCAAGGAGCTGCGCTTCACCGGGGCGGAGCTCGACGACTTCGTCGCCGGGTGGGTCAGGACGAGGGGCCTGACGCTCTAACCTGGCCCCCTTCCTGAGCACGAAGCACTACACAGTGGGCCGGACCGGACAGGCTCCGGGCCGGCCCGTCTCCCCTAGCGAAGGGCGCAGATGACCTGGTCAGGGCACTGGCACGGATACGGTCCGTGGACCGGCAGCAGGGACGCGTACGGCCAGGAGGCGCTACGCCGTCCGGGTGGGGAACTGAACTCCGAGCAGACTCGCGCCTTCGTCGCCTCGGCGCTGCCGCCCCTCATGACCGGGCATTGGCTCATGCGGCAGGACCAGACGGCTACGGACCGCACCTGGACCTGTGCGGTGGCCGCCGCCACGTGGCTGAAGAGCACGTACGAGGCGAATCCTCCTGCCGAGAGGGACGACGGCGGCCGTGCCTACGTCACCCTCGAAGACAAGATCGCGCACGCGATGGACTCCCTTCCCCGAGGAGTCGACGTCTGCTGGGTGCACTACACCAAGTCCCAGAGCCTGATCTCCTTCTCGGTGGTGTGCTGCCTCAACCACCACCATCCCGGTCTCCCCTGCCCCCTCCCGCCCGCCTGACCTCCGTACCCCTTCGGCGACGTGAAGCGAGGAAGCCATCCGTGTCACTCAACCTCTTACTGCCCGAACCGGGCGTGACAGCGCTCCTGACCTCCTGGCCGGACAAGCCATGCGTGTACGAACGTGAGGCCGGCGAGCTCGACCGTGTGATCAACGCGGAGACCATCGACCACTACCTGGACACCGGGTGCGTGCCCGCCGACGAGATCGCCGTCGTGAGTGACGGCACGGCGCTGCACCCCGACCGCCACCGCACGGCGGGCCGGACCGACCCGGCGAAGCTGCGGAGTCTGTACGAGGACGGCCATACGATCCGGCTCGGCAACCTCCAGCGGGTCGTCCCCTTCCTGGCGGACGTCTCCCGCGGCATCCAGCAGGAGACCGGCTACAGCAACTACCTGCACGCCTTCGTCACCCCACCCGGCCGCCAGGGCCTGGTCCACCACTGGGACCAGCAGATGGCCGTCATCGTGCAGATCGCGGGCGTCAAGCAGTGGCAGCTCTGGCGCCCGATGTTCCCTTCCCCGATGCGGGCGTACCAGGAATCATTCCGCGTCCGGGATGCAGGCTTCATCCCGCAGTGGGAGGCCGCGGGCCCCGATCTGGAGGTCGATCTCCGACCGGGTCAGGCACTGCTCCTGCCGAGAGGGTGGGTGCACCACCCTCATACGCTCGGCGCGGAGGCCCGCAGCATCCACCTGACGTTCGCGATCCGGGAGCGCACGCCGGTCTGGGTCGCGGAGAAGCTCGTCAGCGGTGTGATCGAGAAGGATGCTTTCCGGCGGGTCATCCTTCCCGGCGAGATCACGGGGCAGCGGTTGTCCGCGCATGTGCGGGACGTCCGTCAGGCGCTGGTCGAGCACCTGGCCGGTCTCGATGTGGACGACTTCGCTCAGTTCCTGGTCCGAGCCGCCGCATCGGAGAAGGAGTACACCACGTGATCCGCTGAGCGAGGAGCCGACCGAACCGGGCGGCGTGATCGGCAGCGTGGGCTGCCGATCACGCCGCTCCGGTGTCACTGCGGCGTCCTCAGAACCGGTCGACCTTCTCGCCGTCCGGGACCTGATAACAGGCGGAAACCACGTTGACGAGCAGGGTGGGCTCGTTGGTGTCCCCACCGCTGTTCTTCTCCCAGAATTCGACCTTGACGGCAAACTTCTTCTCGTCATGATCCGCCGTGAGCTCCAGCGACTTGGCCTTGGAGCTGTTCGGCCCATATCCGACGATCTTCCAGCCATGCTTCGGAAGATCTTCCTTAAGACGGGTCATGGCCTTCATGAGTTCAGCGTCGGAAGGGCCGGTCAGGCTCCAGGGATGGCGCATGAGGAAGAGCTTCCCCCGCTCTGCACCCTCGCACGTACTCACTCCAGGACCCGACTTGGACATCGTTCCCTTCACAGCGATGATGTCGAGAATCTGGCTGGAAATCTGCTTCGTTTCGGCGTCGACATCGTCGATGCTTCGCGTTCCTACCGGTTTCGGGCCGTCAGAATCCGTTTTTTCATTCATGCTACATCCTGTGAGTACGGTAAGTATTGTGGCGCCCAGAAGGACTCTACCGAAGATACTATTCCTCAATTTGCACCTTTCCGTACTGACCCGTTACGACCGCTGCCTGATTCCTCAGACTATCCGTGTCCCGAACCCAGTATTCGCTATGCCCTTCCGAACCATCAGTGGACATCTGATTCGCTCCGAACAATTCATCGCTGGGGATGATGCCCACTCCACCGCCCATGTGCCATTGGCTGCCGCCGTGACCGAAACGTCCGAGGTCGGGCACTGGGTCGTCCTCGGCCTCCTCGTTCCATACATGCCCCTTGGGCACGTCCATCTGTGATGCCTCCCCTACCTGCACACCTGGACTCCCTGCGAACACCACGTCATCCGCGTTCAGTTCGCCCTGACGAGCCGCAGAGCCGATCAGCGTCGTGCCGTATGAGTGCCCGATGGCCGTGTGATGTCCTCCGGAGTCGGTACTGTTGGCCACATTGAGGCCGTCCATGAACTGGTTGAACGCGGGGGCCCCGTCATCGGCATAGTGCCGGAACGGTGCGTCTTTGACCACACTCTGCGGAGCGTCGTACCCCAGCCAAGTGATGGTGGAGACCTCTTTCCCTCCGGACATCGCATCTGACTCTCGCCAGAGTTCAGTCATGCGTTCAACGTCACCCCCAATCGCGCCGAGATTCGACGTGGTGCCAGGAACGTAAACGGCCGTGTGAGCCGCAGTATCGGGATTACCGTTGGCAACGATCGCTCGACCGTCCTTCTCGGTATCAAATCCCAAGAGGTAGGCGGGTGGCAGCCCATTCACGCCAGTCGAGTCGAACCGTTCCTGAATGCTCTTCATGCCGTCCTGATTTTTGGTGAGCTGCGCGAACCGCTCACCATACTTCTCGTTCCACTGGGTCCAACTGGCGTTCTGAATGACAGCCGGGTACGTGCCATTGTTATTGGGTGAGTACCTCGCGGGCTCGGCAGGAATCTTGGCGAGTTCCAGCTCCACATGTGCCCTGGAGTGTGCAAGCACCATGCGGTTGGCCTCGTCACGCGTCACGGCGGGCAGCCCGTCCAGTGCTCCGATCGAAGCAGCGTTCAGGGCGAGGTGCGCCGACTGCTCCTCCGCGCTGAGGCCCTTCCACCAGGCCGCGTTGTCCTTCGGGCTGCCGTCCTTCGGGGGCTCCGGGAGGGAGTCGATGTAGGCCTTGCCCGCCTCGCGGACGCCGCCGGTGTCCGACTGCGCGTCCGCCCAGTCGCGGTGGGAGACCGTCAAGTCGTCGTCGGCCTTCAGTGCGCGCAGCTTCGGCGCCCACTTCGTGTCCGCGTCCGTGGCCTCTTCCAGGGCGTCGGCGATGCGGTTCGCGTAGGCCATCGCCCTGCCGTAGTACGGGTTCGGGTGGATGTTCACCGCCTGGCGCTCCAGCGCGTCGGACGTCGCGCTGCCGCCCGCGCTCCCGGTCACCGTGCCGCCGTCCGCCGTCTTCTCGTCGCCGGGCTTCCTGCCCGCCGGATACGAGACGGAGCCGTTCGCGTTCACCGTGCAGCCGCCGGCCCGTGCGTCCTCCATGGCCGCTTCCAGCTTGCGCTTGGCCACCGCGATGTCGAAGGCGAAGCCGTTCAGCGCGGTGCTCACCAGGCCGCACTCGGTCTGCGTGTAGTGGAAGTTCTTCGAGAGGCTCTTCAGTTCCTCGACCGCCGCCTTCGCCGCTTCGCCCTCCAGCTGGTTGCGGAGTTCCACACTGATCCGGTTGTCGATCGCGTCCTTGGCCTCGGAGGCCATGTCACCGGTCGTCCGATAGCCGTCCGCGGCCTCTTCGTACTCCGACGGCTTGAAGGCTTTGAGTGTCGCAAGGTCCATGACCGGGCTCACTTCTCCTTCGCCTGGCCGCCGACGGGCTCGGTGTCACCGTATTTCACCTTGAGTTTCTCCAGCTCCGTCTTGGCCTCCTCGTCGGACTTCGACAGGTCGTGGCCCGCTGCCCGCAGAAGTCCGCCCAGCGCTTCACAGCGGCCGCTCACATCGCTCACATACTTCTTCCAGGAGGCGTAGAGCTCCTTCTGTGCCGCCGCGCTCTGCGATCCGGTGGTGTCCCCCAGCCCCGTCTGACCGTCGGCCAGCTTCGTCAGCGCCTTGCCGACGCCCTCCTTGAGGCCGGTGACTCCCTCACCGGCCTTCACCCACGTCTTCCTGTTCGACTTCAGATCCCCCGAAGTCGAACCGCCCGTGGTTCCGCCCTGCGCCGGGGCCTGGTTCAGCTGCATGTGCGCCGACCCATTCGCCGCGACGTCAGCTTTGATTTGTTCCCATTCGTCCCACGCCACCGTAGAAATTCTCCCCGTGTCCCCGATATCCCCGTTCCCCGCGGTTCCGTTGCCGGACTCCGCAGGGTGAGCCGACATGATCTCCGGCTGCCTCGGGCCACATCAAATGCGGCCCTGACCTCCTGTTCCTCTGCTCCCCGTTCCAGATCGTCAGGTGAGACAGGAACCCTGTTCGCCCGGTCACTCGTCCTGTAAGCGAGACCAAGCGGATGGGAAGACATGGTGGAGCGGGCAGACCCTCGTGCGGCGTCGGCGGCGGGGCGGGAGGTTCCTGGCGGCGGAGGCGGTCGGCGGGGGCTCGTCCTCGCCGGGCTTGCCGTGCTGCTGGCCGGGGTGATGGCGTTCCACCGGGGGGTGCCCAACGCCGTCGGGCGGGTCGGGAGTCTGCTGGAGTCCTTTCTGCCGTGGGCCGGCGTGATCGTCGTCCTGTTGCTGGTGCTCGCTCTGGTGCGGCGGTCCGCCGTCGCCCTGGTGGCGGTGCTGCTCCCCGTGGGGGTCTGGGTGCATCTCTTCGGTGGGTTGCTCCTGCCCGGTACGGAGGGCGAGGGGCGCGAGCTCGTCGTCGTCCAGCACAACGTCAGTGATGAGAACCCTGATCCCGCGGGGACCGCCCGGGCGCTGATCGAGGCCGGGGCCGATCTCGTCGCGCTGGAGGAGCTGGTGGTCCCGCACCTGTCCGTGTACGAGAAGGCTCTCGCCGCGGACTATCCGCATCATGTCGTCCGGGGCACCGTCGGGCTCTGGTCCAAGTACCCGCTCAGCGGGGAGCGGGTCGTCGACATCAAGCCCCCGAGCATCGCGGATGGGTGGAGCCGTGGCGTGCGTGCCGTCGTCGCTTCGCCGTACGGGGACGTCGCCGCGTACGTCGCCCACCTGCCCTCCGTCAGGGTCGGGGCCGGTGGGCTCGCGTCCGACCGGAGAGACCGGAGTGCCGAGCTGCTCGGGCGCGCCATCGCCGCCGAGAGCGTCGATACGGTGGTGCTGCTCGGGGATCTCAACGGGACCGTGGAGGACCGGGGGCTGGAGCCCCTCACCTCACGCCTGAACGTGGCCGAGCGCGGCTTCGCCTTCAGTTTCCCCGCTTCCATTCCGCTGGCCCGGATCGATCAGGTCATGGCCCGCTCCGCCACCGTCGGCCACATCCGCACCCTGCCCGCCACCGGCAGCGACCATCTGCCCGTCGTCGCCCGCGTCGCCCTGGGATGAGCGCGCGGCTCGGAGCGCGTCCGCCTTCCGTACCGCCTCGACGCGTTGCCTCCAGGTCATGTTCTCGGGGAAGTCGTACGTGTCCGTGTCGACCATCCAGCTCGCGTACGCCTCCGCCCTGCGGCAGTCCGCGCACAGCGTCTCGTCGCCCAGCGGGCGGAAGACGTGTTCCTCCCCCGCGCCCGCGCAGGCGATCAGGTCCCTGACGGGCGGTGGGGGCGGCGGCGCCGGCAGCGGGGTCACCGGGCACTTCTGGATCAGGCGGTGGCGCAGGAATCCCACCGCCGAGCGCACCCCGTTCTCGGGCGGGTCGGCCAGGAGCGCCTGCCGCACGTCCCCTTCCGGCAGGCCGCCCTCCAGCCACTTCACCACCTCCACCGCCAGCCCGCGCGCCTCCCGCACCCCCAGCAACAAGTCACGGCGTGTGTGCCGCAGCGACAGCAGCAGCCGCTCCGCCTTCGCCAGTTGGGAGGCGGGGTGGGGTGCCGGGGCGGGGAGGGGTGGTGGGGCTCGGTGGGGCGGTGGGGGTGATCCGGCCGCATCGGGGGCGTG
The nucleotide sequence above comes from Streptomyces sp. NBC_01116. Encoded proteins:
- a CDS encoding alpha/beta hydrolase — encoded protein: MDLATLKAFKPSEYEEAADGYRTTGDMASEAKDAIDNRISVELRNQLEGEAAKAAVEELKSLSKNFHYTQTECGLVSTALNGFAFDIAVAKRKLEAAMEDARAGGCTVNANGSVSYPAGRKPGDEKTADGGTVTGSAGGSATSDALERQAVNIHPNPYYGRAMAYANRIADALEEATDADTKWAPKLRALKADDDLTVSHRDWADAQSDTGGVREAGKAYIDSLPEPPKDGSPKDNAAWWKGLSAEEQSAHLALNAASIGALDGLPAVTRDEANRMVLAHSRAHVELELAKIPAEPARYSPNNNGTYPAVIQNASWTQWNEKYGERFAQLTKNQDGMKSIQERFDSTGVNGLPPAYLLGFDTEKDGRAIVANGNPDTAAHTAVYVPGTTSNLGAIGGDVERMTELWRESDAMSGGKEVSTITWLGYDAPQSVVKDAPFRHYADDGAPAFNQFMDGLNVANSTDSGGHHTAIGHSYGTTLIGSAARQGELNADDVVFAGSPGVQVGEASQMDVPKGHVWNEEAEDDPVPDLGRFGHGGSQWHMGGGVGIIPSDELFGANQMSTDGSEGHSEYWVRDTDSLRNQAAVVTGQYGKVQIEE
- a CDS encoding DUF397 domain-containing protein, producing MPSTSSSDAQSWFKSSHSGGNTTECVEAARLGEATAIRDSKAVEEGSLLFRPTSWVSFVSALQDGRLEA
- a CDS encoding endonuclease/exonuclease/phosphatase family protein, with the protein product MAFHRGVPNAVGRVGSLLESFLPWAGVIVVLLLVLALVRRSAVALVAVLLPVGVWVHLFGGLLLPGTEGEGRELVVVQHNVSDENPDPAGTARALIEAGADLVALEELVVPHLSVYEKALAADYPHHVVRGTVGLWSKYPLSGERVVDIKPPSIADGWSRGVRAVVASPYGDVAAYVAHLPSVRVGAGGLASDRRDRSAELLGRAIAAESVDTVVLLGDLNGTVEDRGLEPLTSRLNVAERGFAFSFPASIPLARIDQVMARSATVGHIRTLPATGSDHLPVVARVALG
- a CDS encoding helix-turn-helix domain-containing protein → MPVRTTTTRRRQLGAMMRKLRASRGLTLEEAGRLVGVSKATVSRYETQEGPVKWPIVDALCRQYDASEAERCAVVALAKDAKRQGWWGPFSESIPADMNLLLTLEDEAAREDHFSCMYVPGLLQTRGYSTAIQQANEMRLATTEVERLVDIRMKRQEILARERPPHLWAILDESVIRRVVGSPAIMREQLGHLLRANESPGVTLQVLPFSKGAHAAALGSFVILGGAEPSLDVVYVDLHVGSVFMEKEHELDRYRLAFDYLRAQALDMAASSAVIERVCKEI
- a CDS encoding JmjC domain-containing protein; its protein translation is MSLNLLLPEPGVTALLTSWPDKPCVYEREAGELDRVINAETIDHYLDTGCVPADEIAVVSDGTALHPDRHRTAGRTDPAKLRSLYEDGHTIRLGNLQRVVPFLADVSRGIQQETGYSNYLHAFVTPPGRQGLVHHWDQQMAVIVQIAGVKQWQLWRPMFPSPMRAYQESFRVRDAGFIPQWEAAGPDLEVDLRPGQALLLPRGWVHHPHTLGAEARSIHLTFAIRERTPVWVAEKLVSGVIEKDAFRRVILPGEITGQRLSAHVRDVRQALVEHLAGLDVDDFAQFLVRAAASEKEYTT
- a CDS encoding DUF397 domain-containing protein is translated as MNGNLYALSAPAADAFATYCGGNAGGSNETCVSLAAIPGAEASFVLRDSKPEGAGKELRFTGAELDDFVAGWVRTRGLTL